The genomic interval TGCGATGGCAAAATCAATTGGAATGGAAGTTCATATTTCAACGCAATTGAATGTAACGAATATTGAAACTATAAAATTCTACAGCTTATTTGCCGATACAATGGTTTTAAGCCGCGAATTAAGCTTACGCCAAGTAAAAAATATTACCGATCAAATTGAGAAAGAACAGATCAAAGGTCCAAACGGAAATTTGGTAGAAATCGAAATTTTTGGTCATGGAGCTTTGTGTATGGCGGTTTCTGGGAAATGTTACTTGAGTTTACACTCCAATAATTCATCTGCGAATCGCGGCGCATGCAAACAAAACTGCCGAAAAAAATATACCGTTATCGATCAGGAAACTGGTTTTGAAATTGAATTAGACAACGAATACATGATGTCGCCAAAAGATTTGTGTACTTTGGATTTCTTAGATCAGGTTATTGATTCTGGAATTAAAGTTTTAAAAATCGAAGGAAGAGGACGTGCGCCAGAATATGTGGCAACGGTAACTAAAACGTATCGTGAAGCTATCGACTCATACTATGACGGAACTTTCTCAAAAGAAAAAACAACAGTTTGGATGAAAGCATTAGAAACGGTTTACAATCGCGGATTTTGGTCAGGATATTATCTTGGGCAAGAATTAGGCGAGTGGAGCGATATTCCAGGTTCAGCAGCTACGCAGAAAAAAGTGTATGTTGGAAAAGGAACACATTATTTCCCTAAAGCGGAGGTTGGACAGTTTAAAATAGAAGCTTACGATATTAAAATTGGAGATAAAATTTTAGTTACCGGGCCAAGTACAGGCGCTCAGGAAATGATAATTGGTGAAATGTTTGTAAATGATGCCGCGGGAGAAAAAGCAACAAAAGGCGATGATTGCAGTTTCAAATTACCATTTAGAATCAGAATGTCTGATAAACTGTATAAAATTGTTGATGCATAATGGTTATTGTTACTTTACAAAGGGATAAATGTATCGGCTGTAATTACTGTGTCGAAATGGATCCTGTACATTTTCAAATGTCAAAAAAAGATGGAAAATCGGTTCTGATTCATTCGCAGAATGCAAAAGGCTTTTTTACATTGAAATCTACAAATCATACGATTGTTGAGAGTTGTGAATTAGCTGCAAAAGCTTGTCCGGTGAAGATTATTACGGTTAAGGAAATATAAAAAAACCTATTTTGTATTGCTACAGAATAGGTTTTTTTAATTTCATTCTTCCGAAAACTCAAGCTCATCAAAATCTTTAATTTCAGACAATTTAATTAGTTTGTTTTTACTGATTTTGCTTTCTGTTTTTTGAAAAACTTCATCATCGTCATACGTGTTTTCGTTGATGTTTTGGTTTACAATCTTTTTTCCAGTCAGGAAATTGATGCTGGTTTCTGTTAATACAATTGGTCCGCGATTACTGCTCGCATCGTAACCAATTAGCTCAAAATTTGAATTTTGATATCTGAAAGTATAATTCCAATATCCGTATCTTCCGTGAGCATAGTTCACGTATAAATTTCCACTTTTTATTTCAAAATCAAGTTCTGGTGCATAATAAACTCCGCCTTCTTCATTTTCAGAAGAAAAGCAATCGTAATTTTTAAGGGCTAATTCATAACCGCCATTTTTGTTTAATAATGCTATAATTCCTCTTCGATTTCGGTCTAATTCGCCGCGATATTCATGCTGAATTATTTTGCTTTTGTCTGTTCCTTTAATAATCAGAATTATATCTTCTTTTCCATCTTTGTTTAAATCACCTTTAATGGTATCAAAAGGAACATAGTTTTTAGGTATAAAGTCAGCGAGATCTTTTTTGATTACAACATTTGATTCCTCAACTTCGGGAATATCTTTTAGTTCTGTAACTTCTGCATTTGATTCTTTGTCAATAGTTTTAGAGTCTTTACAGCCTAAAATGATAGAGAGCAGTAAAATTGTTCCAATTATTGAAAAGTATTTCTTTACCATTATTTAGTTTTTTAGAAGGTTGCATTGTGAAATTTCTCAATTGAACCAATTTAAGGTTAAAAAATCAGACAAGAGCTGCCTGATTTTTTGATAAGATTTAATTCATTTCTAAATACCGAATTTAGCGTCGATATTATGTTTTTCAGCATACGCTTTTCCAGCAGCCATCAATTTGTTAAACTTCGCATCAACCTCGGTTTGAGTTGAAGCGTCAAAATCAACTATTGCTTTTTGTATTTGTTCTGAAGAAGCATTTTCATCTTTCATTTTAGCGATTGGTAAATAGCCTTCTTTTTGTTTTGTAATTACATAAGAGAATAAATCTTTTGAGGCCTGAAGAATTTCTTTATTATCATCATCTTCGGGTATTTCTGTAATAGATTTCAATCTAATTTCTAAATTTGATATGTCATATTTAATAGCATCCTGATAAGAAGAAGGAATCATCTTTTTTTGATTTTCATCATAAACCTGAGCTTCACCTTGCAGTTTGTCACTGATTTCTTTTCCGCCAAATCGAGATAGTAAATTCGAATTTAAAACAGCTACATCAAAAGTCTTTTCTGGCGAAAGGTCGTTGCAAGAAGTAGAAATTACACTTGTTGCGATTAATAATAGTAGTAATAGGGATTTGTTTAAGATTTTTTTCATTTTGTTAATTATTTATCCTTTTAAAATTTTAGTTTTTTCAGTTTCAAATTCTTCAGAAGTTAGAATGCCAGCATCCAAAAGTTCTTTTAAGTCTAATAAAGCTTTCTTTTTGGCTTCCATCGAATTTCCAGAGTCAGATTTTACTGCTTCTTCAATTTTTGAAGTTTGAATTGGTGTTACAACCGTTCCAGAAGGCGCATACTTCAAGATAAGTTCCGTAATTTCATTAAACCCTTTTACGTTCGAGTAATCAATTGCTTTTTGTTCTTTCACATTTACAATTGAGGCATCGGCTTTGTTGTCAAGAAGGTATTTTACTACATCTTTTTTTCCGTTAGCGGCACTGTAATGAAGTGGAGTATTTCCTGATTCATCTTGAATATTAATATTTGCTCCAGCTTCAATCAACAATTTTACCATACTTAAATTGCCTTTTTTGGTTGCAACATGCAAAAGACTTTCTCCGCCGTAAGCGTAAGTGTTATTTAGTGTAAAACTAGAATCGTTTGCAATATTTGTAGCGCTCACAATCCAATCCAGATAATCGTTCATAGAGGAAGTTT from Flavobacterium sp. YJ01 carries:
- a CDS encoding peptidase U32 family protein, with translation MTITNKIELMSPAGDFESLQAALDNGCDSIYFGVEQLNMRARSTVNFTIEDLKEIANRCEKKNVRSYLTLNTIIYDHDLSVVKTLLTKAKEANITAVIASDQAVIAMAKSIGMEVHISTQLNVTNIETIKFYSLFADTMVLSRELSLRQVKNITDQIEKEQIKGPNGNLVEIEIFGHGALCMAVSGKCYLSLHSNNSSANRGACKQNCRKKYTVIDQETGFEIELDNEYMMSPKDLCTLDFLDQVIDSGIKVLKIEGRGRAPEYVATVTKTYREAIDSYYDGTFSKEKTTVWMKALETVYNRGFWSGYYLGQELGEWSDIPGSAATQKKVYVGKGTHYFPKAEVGQFKIEAYDIKIGDKILVTGPSTGAQEMIIGEMFVNDAAGEKATKGDDCSFKLPFRIRMSDKLYKIVDA
- a CDS encoding ferredoxin, with translation MVIVTLQRDKCIGCNYCVEMDPVHFQMSKKDGKSVLIHSQNAKGFFTLKSTNHTIVESCELAAKACPVKIITVKEI